From one Gemmobacter sp. genomic stretch:
- the trbK-alt gene encoding putative entry exclusion protein TrbK-alt — MDGKMLARLGAVVFIAIAVTATAIDMARKDEPSAPPPASAFQPPADPLRETLRRCQQLGEAAASDAGCLAAWAESRDRFLGRDRSEAR, encoded by the coding sequence ATGGACGGCAAGATGCTGGCCCGGCTCGGGGCCGTGGTGTTCATCGCCATCGCCGTCACGGCGACCGCAATCGACATGGCGCGGAAGGATGAACCTTCCGCGCCGCCCCCGGCCTCGGCCTTCCAGCCGCCAGCCGATCCCCTGCGCGAAACCTTGCGCCGCTGCCAGCAGCTCGGCGAGGCAGCCGCCAGCGATGCCGGCTGCCTCGCCGCATGGGCCGAATCCCGCGACCGCTTCCTCGGCCGTGATCGCAGCGAGGCGCGCTGA
- the trbB gene encoding P-type conjugative transfer ATPase TrbB: MTTNHQKPESIARGARMLRTALGPAIARLLEDPAVVEVMLNPDGRLWVDRLSEGLSDTGERLSAADGERIVRLVAHHVGAEVHARSPRVSAELPESGERFEGLLPPVVAAPTFAIRKPAVAVFTLDDYVAAGIMSTDQAETLREAVASRANILVAGGTSTGKTTLTNALLAEVAKTADRVVIIEDTRELQCAAPNLVAMRTKDGVATLSDLVRSSLRLRPDRIPIGEVRGSEALDLLKAWGTGHPGGIGTIHAGTGIGALRRLEQLIQEAVVTVPRALIAETIDLVAVLSGRGSARRLAELARVEGLGPDGDYRITHPIPLAIPTSTGESS, encoded by the coding sequence ATGACCACCAACCACCAAAAACCGGAATCCATCGCGCGCGGCGCGCGCATGTTGCGCACCGCGCTCGGCCCCGCCATTGCCCGGCTGCTCGAAGACCCGGCCGTCGTCGAGGTGATGCTGAACCCGGACGGTCGCCTTTGGGTGGACCGGCTATCCGAAGGGCTTTCCGACACGGGCGAGCGACTGTCCGCCGCCGATGGCGAACGCATCGTTCGGCTAGTCGCGCATCATGTCGGCGCGGAGGTTCATGCCCGCAGCCCCCGCGTCTCGGCCGAACTGCCCGAGAGCGGGGAGCGGTTTGAAGGGCTATTGCCGCCCGTGGTCGCTGCCCCGACCTTCGCCATCCGCAAGCCCGCCGTCGCGGTGTTCACGCTCGACGACTATGTGGCGGCGGGCATCATGTCCACCGATCAGGCGGAAACGCTGCGCGAAGCCGTCGCATCCCGCGCCAATATCTTGGTAGCGGGCGGCACCAGCACCGGCAAAACCACGCTGACCAATGCGCTGCTCGCCGAGGTGGCGAAGACGGCGGATCGCGTCGTCATCATCGAGGACACGCGCGAGCTGCAATGCGCCGCGCCCAACCTTGTCGCCATGCGGACGAAAGACGGCGTGGCGACGCTTTCCGATCTGGTCCGGTCCTCGCTGCGCCTGCGCCCCGACCGCATCCCTATCGGCGAGGTGCGCGGATCGGAAGCCCTCGACCTGCTCAAAGCATGGGGCACGGGCCATCCGGGCGGGATCGGCACCATTCATGCAGGCACCGGCATCGGCGCGCTGCGCCGCCTTGAACAGCTCATCCAAGAGGCTGTCGTCACCGTCCCGCGCGCCCTGATCGCCGAGACAATCGACCTCGTTGCCGTCCTTTCCGGGCGCGGTTCCGCGCGCCGGCTGGCCGAACTCGCCCGCGTCGAAGGGCTGGGACCGGACGGCGACTACCGCATCACGCATCCCATCCCTTTGGCAATCCCCACCAGCACAGGAGAATCTTCATGA
- a CDS encoding TrbC/VirB2 family protein: MIRTISRGYRFAATAASTLVISFMLAPAAHASGSSMPWEAPLQSILQSIEGPVAKIIAVIIIIVTGLTLAFGDTGGGFRKLIQIVFGLSIAFAASSFFLSFFSFGGGALI, encoded by the coding sequence ATGATCCGCACGATTTCGCGCGGCTATCGCTTCGCCGCGACCGCCGCATCCACCCTTGTCATCAGCTTCATGCTCGCCCCGGCCGCCCATGCGTCCGGTTCGTCGATGCCGTGGGAAGCACCGCTCCAAAGCATCCTCCAGTCCATCGAAGGGCCGGTCGCCAAGATCATCGCCGTCATCATCATCATCGTGACCGGCCTGACTTTGGCCTTCGGCGATACGGGCGGCGGCTTTCGCAAGCTGATCCAGATCGTGTTCGGCCTGTCCATCGCCTTCGCGGCGTCGAGCTTCTTCCTGTCGTTCTTCTCGTTCGGCGGCGGGGCGCTCATCTGA
- the trbE gene encoding conjugal transfer protein TrbE codes for MMNLAEYRSTATRLADYLPWAALVGSGVVLNKDGSFQRTAKFRGPDLDSAVAAELVAVAGRINNAVRRLGSGWSIFVEAQRSEAATYPDSRFPDAASALVDAERKAGFEEADAHFVSGYFLTFLWLPPAEEAARTEAWLYEGREKTGVDPWELLRGFIDRTDRVLALLDGFMPECRWMDDGATLTYLHSTISTNRHRVRVPEVPMYLDALLADQPLTGGLEPRLGDAHLRVLTIVGFPTATTPGLLDEMNRLPFPYRWSTRAILLDKTDATRLLTRIRRQWFAKRKSVAAILKEVMTNEASALVDTDAANKALDADMALQELGADVAGMAYVTATVTVWDADPRLADEKLRLVEKIVQGRDFTAMPESVNAVDAWLGSLPGHAYANVRQPPISTLNLAHMIPLSAVWAGPERDEHFGAPPLLFGKTEGSTPFRLSLHVGDVGHTLVVGPTGAGKSVLLALMALQFRRYAGSQVFAFDFGGSIRAASLAMGGDWHDLGGGLTEGDEASVSLQPLARIHDTYERAWAADWIAAILMREGLAITPEVKEHLWTALTSLASAPVEERTITGLAVLLQSNDLKQALRPFCVGGAYGRLLDAETEHLGSADVQAFEIEGLVGTGAAPAVLAYLFHRIGDRLDGRPTLLIIDEGWLALDDEGFAGQLREWLKTLRKKNASVIFATQSLSDIDGSNIAPAIIESCPTRLLLPNERAIEPQITAIYRRFGLNDRQIEILARATPKRDYYCQSRRGNRLFELGLSEVGLALCAASAKSDQTEIARIHAEHGRAGFLAGWLRHRGVDWAADLIPNLTNLADLPESAAPAPLDNHPTQEILS; via the coding sequence ATGATGAACCTTGCCGAATACCGCAGCACCGCCACCCGACTCGCCGACTATCTGCCATGGGCGGCACTGGTCGGCTCCGGCGTCGTCTTGAACAAGGATGGGAGTTTTCAGAGGACCGCGAAGTTTCGCGGCCCCGATCTGGATTCCGCCGTCGCGGCCGAGCTGGTCGCCGTCGCCGGCCGCATCAACAACGCCGTGCGCCGTCTCGGCTCCGGCTGGAGCATCTTCGTCGAGGCACAGCGCAGCGAGGCGGCGACCTATCCCGATAGTCGCTTTCCCGATGCCGCGTCGGCGCTGGTCGATGCGGAACGGAAGGCTGGTTTCGAGGAAGCGGACGCGCATTTCGTGTCCGGCTACTTCCTCACCTTCCTCTGGCTGCCCCCGGCCGAGGAAGCCGCCCGCACTGAGGCATGGCTCTATGAGGGCCGCGAGAAAACCGGCGTGGACCCGTGGGAACTGCTGCGCGGTTTCATCGACCGCACCGACCGCGTGCTGGCCTTGCTCGACGGCTTCATGCCCGAGTGCCGTTGGATGGATGACGGCGCGACGCTGACCTACCTGCATTCCACCATCTCGACCAACCGCCATCGCGTGCGCGTGCCGGAAGTGCCGATGTATTTGGACGCGCTGCTCGCCGACCAGCCATTGACCGGCGGGCTGGAGCCGCGCCTTGGCGACGCGCATCTGCGCGTCCTGACCATCGTGGGATTCCCGACCGCGACGACGCCGGGCCTGCTCGATGAAATGAACCGGCTGCCGTTCCCCTACAGGTGGAGCACGCGCGCGATCCTCCTCGACAAGACAGACGCGACCCGGCTGCTGACCCGCATCCGTCGCCAATGGTTTGCCAAGCGCAAGAGCGTCGCCGCGATCTTGAAAGAGGTCATGACGAACGAGGCGTCCGCCCTTGTGGACACCGACGCCGCGAACAAGGCGCTCGACGCCGACATGGCGTTGCAGGAACTCGGGGCGGACGTGGCAGGCATGGCCTACGTCACGGCGACCGTCACCGTATGGGATGCAGACCCGCGCCTTGCCGACGAGAAGCTGCGCCTGGTCGAGAAGATCGTTCAGGGCCGCGACTTCACCGCCATGCCCGAGAGCGTCAACGCGGTTGACGCATGGCTCGGAAGCCTGCCCGGACACGCCTACGCGAATGTCCGCCAGCCGCCCATCAGCACTTTGAATCTCGCCCACATGATCCCGCTTTCGGCGGTGTGGGCGGGGCCGGAACGGGACGAGCATTTCGGTGCGCCCCCTTTGCTCTTTGGAAAGACCGAAGGCTCAACCCCGTTCCGGCTAAGTCTCCATGTCGGCGACGTAGGCCACACCCTTGTCGTCGGCCCCACGGGCGCGGGCAAATCCGTGCTGCTCGCCCTCATGGCCTTGCAGTTCCGGCGCTATGCGGGATCGCAGGTTTTCGCCTTCGACTTCGGCGGCTCGATCCGCGCCGCGTCGCTCGCCATGGGCGGCGACTGGCATGACCTTGGCGGCGGGCTGACAGAGGGGGACGAGGCGTCCGTTTCGCTCCAGCCACTTGCCCGCATCCACGACACCTATGAACGCGCATGGGCGGCGGACTGGATTGCTGCCATCCTCATGCGCGAGGGGCTGGCGATCACGCCAGAGGTGAAGGAGCATCTTTGGACGGCACTGACTTCGCTCGCCTCCGCGCCGGTCGAGGAACGCACGATCACCGGCCTTGCGGTGCTGTTGCAATCCAACGATCTGAAACAGGCGCTCCGGCCGTTCTGCGTCGGCGGTGCCTATGGCCGGCTGCTCGACGCCGAGACAGAGCATTTGGGATCGGCGGACGTGCAGGCGTTCGAGATCGAGGGCCTTGTCGGGACCGGCGCGGCCCCGGCCGTGCTCGCCTATCTGTTCCATCGTATCGGCGACAGGCTCGACGGGCGGCCGACGCTGCTCATCATAGATGAAGGCTGGCTTGCGCTGGACGACGAAGGTTTCGCCGGCCAGCTCCGCGAATGGCTGAAAACGCTGCGCAAGAAAAACGCATCGGTCATCTTCGCCACGCAAAGCCTGTCCGACATCGACGGCAGCAACATTGCGCCGGCCATCATCGAGAGCTGCCCGACGCGGCTCCTGCTGCCGAACGAGCGCGCCATCGAGCCGCAGATCACGGCCATCTATCGGCGGTTCGGCCTCAATGACCGCCAGATCGAAATCCTCGCACGGGCCACGCCCAAGCGGGATTATTACTGCCAAAGCCGCAGGGGCAATCGCCTGTTCGAGCTTGGCCTGTCCGAAGTCGGCCTCGCGCTCTGCGCCGCATCGGCCAAATCCGACCAGACGGAAATCGCGCGCATCCATGCCGAACACGGCCGCGCCGGTTTCCTTGCCGGCTGGCTGCGTCATCGCGGCGTCGATTGGGCGGCCGACCTGATCCCGAACCTCACCAATCTTGCCGACCTGCCGGAATCCGCCGCGCCGGCCCCGCTCGATAACCACCCCACACAGGAGATTCTTTCATGA
- the trbF gene encoding conjugal transfer protein TrbF produces the protein MSIFKRPATHYGKSPEPETPYQKAAQAWDERIGSARVQARNWRLMAFGSLILSAGFASALVWQSARGTVVPWVVQVDNLGQAQTVAPAAADYRPTDPQIAFHLGRFIEQVRAIPADAIIVRQNWLRAYEWTTDRGAAALNDYARANDPFAKVGRQQVAVEVSSVIRASPNSFRVAWTERHFENGQLSSTERWTAILTIVIQPPRDGERLRANPLGIYVNAISWSREMSQ, from the coding sequence ATGAGCATCTTCAAACGACCAGCAACCCACTACGGCAAATCGCCAGAACCCGAGACGCCCTATCAGAAGGCCGCGCAGGCATGGGACGAGCGTATCGGCTCGGCCCGCGTGCAGGCGCGTAACTGGAGGCTCATGGCCTTCGGCTCCCTGATCCTTTCGGCCGGCTTCGCCTCGGCGCTGGTCTGGCAATCCGCACGCGGGACCGTGGTGCCGTGGGTGGTGCAGGTCGATAATCTTGGACAGGCGCAGACCGTCGCGCCGGCCGCCGCCGATTATCGGCCAACCGATCCGCAGATCGCTTTTCATCTCGGCCGCTTCATCGAGCAGGTGCGCGCGATCCCGGCCGACGCAATCATTGTCCGCCAGAACTGGCTTCGCGCCTACGAATGGACCACGGATCGCGGAGCGGCGGCGCTCAACGATTACGCCCGCGCCAATGATCCTTTCGCCAAGGTCGGCCGTCAGCAGGTGGCCGTCGAGGTCTCGAGCGTCATCCGCGCATCCCCGAACAGCTTCCGCGTGGCGTGGACCGAACGCCATTTCGAGAACGGCCAGCTTTCCAGCACGGAACGATGGACAGCCATCCTCACCATCGTCATCCAGCCGCCGCGCGACGGCGAGCGTCTGCGTGCCAATCCGCTTGGAATCTACGTCAATGCAATTTCATGGTCGCGGGAGATGAGCCAATGA
- the trbG gene encoding P-type conjugative transfer protein TrbG — protein MRTNTRTPTIAAVLLSVTMLAGCATNRTPQFSYDASVPPLPTVQAAAADNTPRPLHVPPAWTVARGGTAAGTPTGRVENANAAARVEPRREGYYNAIQIYPWSEGALYQVYAAVGQITTIALEPGESLTGAGPIAAGDTARWIIGDTESGSGANRRVHILVKPTRPDISTNLVVTTDRRTYMIELRARESLYMPAVAWAYPAPPAGQRQTVPAAPIIPAEAARNYRYALQVQGDSPPWRPVSVFDDGRRVYVVFPAGIVQGEMPPIFVLGSNGEPQIVNSRVHQNVLIVDRLFGAAELRLGSGNRQQVVRIVRTNPTQAAAEPASTTTGGSSS, from the coding sequence ATGAGGACGAACACCCGCACCCCGACAATCGCGGCCGTGCTGTTGTCAGTCACCATGCTCGCAGGCTGCGCCACCAACCGGACGCCGCAATTCAGCTACGATGCCAGCGTGCCGCCGCTGCCGACCGTGCAGGCGGCAGCAGCCGACAACACGCCCCGGCCGTTGCATGTGCCCCCGGCATGGACCGTCGCACGCGGCGGCACGGCTGCCGGCACGCCGACCGGCCGCGTCGAGAACGCCAATGCAGCCGCTCGCGTCGAGCCGCGCCGCGAAGGTTACTACAACGCCATCCAGATATATCCGTGGTCGGAAGGCGCTCTCTATCAGGTCTATGCCGCAGTCGGGCAGATCACGACGATCGCGCTGGAGCCGGGCGAGAGCCTGACAGGCGCGGGGCCGATTGCGGCCGGCGACACCGCCCGCTGGATCATCGGCGACACCGAGAGCGGCAGCGGTGCAAACCGCCGTGTCCATATCCTCGTGAAGCCGACACGGCCGGACATTTCCACCAACCTTGTCGTCACCACCGACCGACGCACCTACATGATCGAACTGCGCGCGCGGGAATCGCTCTACATGCCCGCCGTGGCATGGGCCTATCCCGCGCCGCCAGCAGGCCAGCGCCAGACCGTTCCGGCCGCGCCAATCATCCCGGCCGAGGCTGCGCGGAACTATCGTTACGCCTTGCAGGTGCAGGGCGACAGCCCGCCATGGCGGCCGGTTTCCGTCTTCGACGATGGACGGCGCGTCTATGTCGTCTTCCCTGCCGGGATCGTGCAGGGCGAGATGCCGCCGATCTTCGTGCTCGGCTCCAATGGCGAACCGCAGATTGTCAACAGCCGGGTCCACCAGAACGTCCTGATCGTGGACCGACTGTTCGGCGCGGCCGAGCTGCGCCTTGGCAGCGGCAATCGCCAGCAGGTCGTCAGGATCGTCCGCACCAACCCGACGCAGGCCGCAGCAGAACCAGCCAGCACGACCACGGGAGGATCGTCCTCATGA
- a CDS encoding VirB3 family type IV secretion system protein — translation MAGGLEQLDAVPGFTVPVHRALTEHILLGGAPRSIAILNGTLAGAVGLGLRLWLVGIAIWAIGHFAAVWAAKRDPLFVEVGRRHLRIPGHLAV, via the coding sequence ATGGCGGGCGGCCTCGAACAGCTCGACGCGGTGCCGGGGTTCACGGTCCCGGTCCATCGGGCGCTGACCGAGCATATTTTGCTCGGCGGCGCACCGCGCTCCATCGCGATTCTGAACGGCACGCTGGCCGGGGCCGTGGGCCTCGGCCTGCGCCTCTGGCTGGTCGGCATCGCCATCTGGGCCATCGGTCATTTCGCGGCCGTGTGGGCGGCAAAGCGCGATCCCCTCTTTGTCGAGGTCGGGCGGCGGCATCTGCGCATCCCCGGCCATCTGGCGGTGTGA
- the trbL gene encoding P-type conjugative transfer protein TrbL: MGNTGVIDNFLGVFTSYIDSGFGLLGGEVAFIATTLIVIDVTLAALFWAWGADDDIIARLVKKTLFVGVFAYIISNWNNLARIVFESFAGLGLMASGTGFSVTDLMRPGRVAQTGLDAGRPLLDSISDLMGWIAFFENFIQIACLLFAWALVVLAFFILAIQLFVTLIEFKLTTLAGFVLIPFGLFGKTAFMAEKVLGNVVSSGIKVLVLAVIIGIGSTLFSQFTAGFGGATPTIDEAMAIVLAALSLLGLGIFGPGIANGIVSGGPQLGAGAAVGTGLAAGGMVLAGGAAAGGGAMLAAKGGAAALSGGAAAVRGGATAAGTATAAYSLGSLGQSGAAGVASGLGGVARAAGSAAISPLKRAASSATSQAGESVKSSFADGVRAGFGATGGTSSMGTVGGASAAPAAAQPTSPDGPPAWAQRMQRRQALNHGTTMTAHAVRSGDSHGSGSSVNLSESDRS; encoded by the coding sequence ATGGGCAACACGGGCGTCATCGACAATTTCCTCGGCGTATTCACGTCCTACATCGACAGCGGGTTCGGCCTGCTCGGCGGCGAGGTCGCCTTCATCGCCACGACGCTCATTGTCATCGACGTGACGCTCGCCGCGCTTTTTTGGGCATGGGGCGCGGATGACGACATTATCGCGCGGCTGGTCAAGAAGACCCTGTTTGTGGGCGTCTTCGCCTACATCATCAGCAATTGGAACAACCTCGCCCGCATCGTCTTCGAGAGCTTCGCCGGCCTCGGCCTCATGGCGTCGGGCACCGGCTTTTCCGTCACCGATCTGATGCGGCCGGGCCGCGTCGCGCAGACCGGCCTCGACGCCGGCCGCCCGCTGCTCGATTCCATTTCCGACCTGATGGGCTGGATCGCCTTTTTCGAGAACTTCATCCAGATCGCGTGCCTGCTGTTCGCATGGGCGCTGGTGGTGCTGGCCTTCTTCATCCTCGCCATCCAGCTTTTCGTGACCCTGATCGAGTTCAAGCTGACCACGCTTGCCGGCTTCGTCCTCATCCCCTTCGGCCTTTTCGGCAAGACCGCCTTCATGGCCGAGAAGGTCTTGGGCAACGTGGTGTCCTCCGGCATCAAGGTCTTGGTGCTCGCCGTCATCATCGGCATCGGCAGCACCTTGTTTTCGCAATTCACGGCCGGTTTCGGCGGGGCGACCCCGACCATCGACGAAGCCATGGCGATTGTGCTCGCCGCGCTATCCCTGCTCGGCCTCGGCATCTTCGGTCCCGGCATCGCCAACGGCATCGTGAGCGGCGGGCCGCAGCTCGGCGCGGGCGCAGCCGTGGGAACCGGCCTCGCTGCCGGCGGCATGGTGCTTGCGGGCGGTGCGGCGGCCGGTGGCGGGGCCATGCTTGCCGCGAAGGGCGGCGCTGCTGCCCTGTCCGGTGGAGCCGCGGCCGTTCGCGGTGGCGCAACGGCCGCGGGCACGGCGACCGCTGCCTATAGCCTTGGCTCGCTCGGCCAGTCTGGCGCGGCGGGTGTCGCTTCCGGCCTTGGCGGTGTTGCACGCGCCGCAGGCTCGGCCGCTATCTCGCCGCTCAAGCGCGCAGCCTCCAGCGCAACATCGCAAGCAGGCGAAAGCGTCAAGTCCAGCTTCGCCGATGGCGTGCGCGCCGGTTTCGGTGCGACGGGTGGCACGTCCTCAATGGGCACGGTCGGCGGCGCGAGCGCCGCCCCGGCAGCCGCTCAGCCGACTTCCCCCGATGGTCCCCCGGCTTGGGCGCAGCGGATGCAGCGCCGGCAGGCCCTGAACCACGGCACCACCATGACAGCCCATGCCGTCCGCTCCGGCGACAGCCACGGCTCCGGTTCCTCCGTCAACCTTTCCGAAAGTGACCGCTCATGA
- the trbJ gene encoding P-type conjugative transfer protein TrbJ: protein MTYPKIVGASALALALAVPVALSPMLASPAHAQFGFGRIVYDPTNYAQNLLTAARTLEQINNQIQSLQNEAQMLINQARNLASLPYSSLQQLQQSVQRTQQLLGQAQNIAFEVGQIDQAFQKQYGNVSLSATDAQLVADARSRWENTVGGLQDAMRVQAGAVGNIDSNRAEMAALVGQSQGATGALQATQAGNQLLALQSQQLSDLIAVISANGRADALTEAERATAAEQGREQRRRFLTPGSGYQPGNAQMFNNGNN, encoded by the coding sequence ATGACCTATCCCAAGATCGTTGGTGCCTCGGCCCTCGCGCTGGCGCTCGCCGTGCCCGTCGCGCTTTCGCCCATGCTTGCAAGCCCTGCCCATGCGCAATTCGGCTTCGGCCGGATTGTCTATGACCCGACCAACTATGCGCAAAACCTGCTTACTGCCGCGCGGACGCTGGAGCAGATCAACAACCAGATTCAGAGCCTCCAGAACGAGGCGCAGATGCTCATCAATCAGGCCCGCAATCTGGCGAGCCTGCCATATTCCTCGCTCCAGCAGCTCCAGCAGAGCGTCCAGCGCACGCAGCAGCTTCTCGGGCAGGCACAGAACATCGCCTTCGAGGTCGGCCAGATCGACCAAGCGTTCCAGAAGCAATACGGCAATGTCTCGCTTTCGGCGACCGACGCCCAGCTTGTCGCCGATGCGCGCAGCCGGTGGGAGAACACGGTCGGCGGCTTGCAAGACGCGATGCGCGTTCAGGCGGGGGCGGTCGGCAATATCGACAGCAACCGCGCCGAAATGGCCGCGCTGGTCGGCCAGAGCCAAGGCGCGACCGGCGCATTGCAAGCCACGCAGGCGGGCAACCAGCTCCTTGCCCTCCAGTCGCAGCAGCTTTCCGACCTGATCGCGGTCATCTCTGCGAACGGCCGCGCCGATGCGCTGACCGAGGCCGAGCGCGCGACCGCCGCCGAACAGGGCCGCGAGCAGCGTCGCCGCTTCCTCACGCCGGGCAGCGGATACCAGCCGGGCAACGCGCAGATGTTCAACAACGGCAACAACTGA
- a CDS encoding conjugal transfer protein TraG: MRGGRILWGQIGAVFTIVLVMVWAATQWTAFRLGFQPQLGAPWFELAGLPVYYPPAFFWWWFSFDAYAPAIFVEGGIIAVSGGFLAIAAAIFMSIIRAREARNVATYGSARWAEGKEIHAAGLLGPDGVLLGRYDRDYLRHDGPEHVLCFAPTRSGKGVGLVVPTLLTWPASAIVHDIKGENWTLTAGFRAKHGRVLLFDPTNARSSAYNPLLEVRQGEWEVRDVQNIADILVDPEGSLDKRNHWEKTSHSLLVGAILHVLYAEKDKTLAGVANFLSDPRRPVEATLRAMMDTPHLGEAGAHPVIASSARELLNKSENERSGVLSTAMSFLGLYRDPVVARVTARCDWRIADLVGSRQPVTLYLVVPPSDINRTKPLIRLILNQIGRRLTEELTTSGKRHRLLLMLDEFPALGRLDFFESALAFMAGYGIKGFLIAQSLNQIERAYGPNNAILDNCHVRVSFATNDERTAKRVSDALGTATELRDSTNYAGHRLAPWLGHLMVSRQETARPLLTPGEIMQLPPTDEIVMVAGTPPIRATKARYFEDARLQERILTPPDLVAAPLAPSPSADDWSGRVVAAESHSATDAAHGAEGDPANAGIRREPELPEHEEIVAPPPSPEQEFEFVDDEPDVDAAKARAMRQRMRMVARQVALNPDDGIDL; the protein is encoded by the coding sequence ATGCGCGGAGGCCGAATCCTTTGGGGGCAGATTGGTGCCGTCTTCACCATCGTTCTGGTGATGGTGTGGGCAGCGACGCAATGGACGGCGTTCCGCCTCGGCTTCCAGCCGCAGCTTGGAGCACCATGGTTCGAGCTGGCGGGCCTGCCGGTCTATTATCCGCCCGCCTTCTTCTGGTGGTGGTTTTCGTTCGACGCCTACGCGCCCGCGATCTTCGTCGAGGGCGGCATCATCGCGGTATCGGGCGGCTTCCTCGCCATCGCCGCCGCCATCTTCATGTCGATCATCCGGGCGCGGGAAGCGCGCAACGTCGCCACCTATGGATCGGCGCGATGGGCCGAGGGCAAGGAAATCCATGCGGCCGGATTGCTCGGCCCCGATGGCGTCCTGCTCGGCCGATACGACCGGGACTATCTGCGCCATGATGGTCCTGAGCATGTCCTATGCTTCGCCCCGACGCGCAGCGGCAAAGGTGTCGGGCTGGTGGTGCCGACGCTGCTGACATGGCCGGCATCCGCCATCGTTCACGACATAAAGGGCGAGAACTGGACCCTGACAGCGGGCTTTCGCGCGAAGCATGGCCGTGTGCTGCTGTTCGATCCCACGAACGCCAGATCGTCCGCCTACAATCCGTTGCTCGAAGTCCGGCAAGGCGAATGGGAAGTCCGCGACGTGCAGAATATCGCGGATATTCTGGTCGATCCCGAAGGCAGTCTCGACAAGCGCAACCATTGGGAAAAGACCAGCCATAGCTTGCTGGTCGGCGCGATCCTGCATGTTCTCTATGCGGAGAAGGACAAGACCTTGGCGGGCGTCGCCAACTTCCTGTCCGATCCCCGCCGCCCGGTCGAGGCAACCTTGCGCGCGATGATGGACACGCCGCATCTCGGCGAAGCAGGCGCTCATCCCGTCATCGCGTCGTCCGCCCGCGAACTGTTGAACAAATCCGAGAACGAGCGGTCGGGCGTGCTCTCCACCGCCATGTCGTTTCTCGGCCTCTACCGCGATCCCGTGGTGGCGCGGGTGACGGCGCGGTGCGACTGGCGCATTGCCGACCTGGTCGGCAGCCGCCAGCCCGTCACGCTCTATCTGGTCGTGCCGCCATCCGACATAAACCGCACCAAGCCGCTCATTCGCCTGATCCTCAACCAGATCGGCAGGCGGTTGACCGAGGAACTGACCACCTCCGGCAAGCGCCATCGGCTGCTGTTGATGCTGGACGAGTTTCCGGCGCTCGGCCGGCTCGACTTCTTTGAATCGGCGCTCGCCTTCATGGCGGGGTATGGAATCAAAGGCTTCCTGATCGCGCAGAGCCTCAACCAGATCGAGCGCGCCTATGGCCCGAACAACGCGATCCTCGACAACTGCCATGTGCGCGTCAGCTTCGCCACGAACGACGAAAGGACGGCCAAGCGGGTGAGCGACGCACTCGGCACCGCGACCGAACTGCGCGACTCCACCAACTACGCCGGGCACAGATTGGCCCCGTGGCTTGGGCATCTCATGGTTTCACGGCAGGAGACGGCCCGCCCGCTACTCACGCCGGGCGAAATCATGCAGCTTCCGCCCACCGATGAAATCGTGATGGTCGCGGGCACACCGCCGATCCGCGCGACCAAGGCCCGCTATTTCGAGGACGCGCGGTTGCAGGAACGCATCCTGACCCCGCCCGATCTGGTCGCCGCTCCGCTGGCGCCCAGTCCATCCGCCGATGATTGGTCCGGCCGTGTGGTCGCGGCGGAAAGCCATTCCGCGACCGACGCCGCACACGGGGCCGAGGGCGATCCGGCCAATGCTGGCATCCGCCGCGAGCCGGAGCTGCCTGAGCATGAGGAAATCGTCGCCCCGCCGCCATCACCCGAACAGGAGTTCGAGTTTGTGGACGACGAGCCGGACGTTGACGCGGCCAAGGCCCGCGCCATGCGCCAACGTATGAGGATGGTCGCGCGGCAGGTCGCATTGAACCCCGATGACGGAATCGACCTTTGA